GGGCAAGAACCGCTGACCCGAGCAACACGGCGCAGGCGCTTGACTCTTAAATCTACATATGTTGGTATGATGCCATGGTTCGGAATCGAAAGCCCTCGCAGCAGATGTGTCGCCTCCTCGAAGCGCTCTCGGAGACGCAGGGCGAATGGCGACATGGCTATGACCTGATGAAGGCCACCAGCCTGTTGTCCGGGACGCTGTATCCGTTGCTGATGCGGATGACCGAGCAGGGGCTCGTCGAGGCCGAGTGGCGCGAGCCCGCCCAGCCCGGACGCCCCGCGCGTCACGCTTACCGCCTGACCTCGGCGGGCCTCGCCCTTGCGCGCGACCTCGCCGGCAGTGCGCCGGGCCAACCGCTCAAGGGAGCGCTGGCATGAAGGCATGGTTCGCACGCGCGCTGCTCCGCCTGGCGGCCGCTTGCCTCGGCGAGCGCAAGCGCGACTGGGCGATGGCGATGGAAGCGGAACTCGACACGGCGATCGCCGAAGGCGCGCCGGTGCAGTTCGCGTTCGGGTGCCTCCTGGCGGCAGGGCGCGGGCTGTTCGCGGCCGAGGAAGGGCAATTCGTCCTCACCAGCTATGCCGTGGCGATCGGGGTGCTGCTGCCGATGGCGGCGCTGCAGATCGGCTGCGCGCTGTTCGGGCTGCCCTATCTCTATCCCGGTCGGCACGGACTGGGCGGCGCGCTGATCGACGGCGGCCTGCAGGAGAGCCTGCTGCGCGGCGTCTACCAGGCGGCGATCCCGTCGCTGGCGCTGCTCCAGCTGCTGATCGGGCTGGGGCATCTGCGGATCGCCTGGGTGGTGCTGGAGCGCGATTGGGCGGCAGCGCTTCGCTGGGGTAGCCTGAGCCTGGCCGCATCGGCGACGCTGGTGACGTTCCTCAGCGTGTTGTTCATCGATGGCCGGCAGGCGCTGCTCCAGGGCGCGGTGCTCGCGATCGAGCTGGCGATCATTGCCAGCGTGGCGCGCTGGCACGCACATTTCTCGCCCGGTTCGGCACCCACGCCGGTCCGGTAAGCACGTCGTACTGCGACGAATTCGAGACGGTCTTCGGGTGCACCGCCCCGGAGCGCGTGGCCGCATTGCTGCAAGCGGTGCCATTAAGCGACGCGTTCGTCGCTGCGGAGCCCCCGCCGCATCCTCGGAGCAAGGAGAAGATGCATGCGAACCGCAGCCCTTCCTTCCATCCTGCGCTGTTCGGCGACAGCCTTGTTCCTGCTGCCTCTCGGGGCGGCCGTCGCGGGGCCGGAGAGCCCCCCCGCGAGCCGGTCCCCTTTTTTGGGAACCTGGGAGCTCGACCTTAGCCGCATGCCCTCCAACTATGGTCCGCCACCCCGCCGGGTCCTCTACACCTTTGAGGATGTCGGCGCTGGTCAGTGGCGGACCACTGTCGACATCACCGCGCCGGACGGCAGCGTCCGGCACATGGCGGTGCGCTACGCACGCGACGGATCGGCGTCGGCAGGCGAAGGCGACAACTCGGAAGCCGACAGCGCCGCGATCAACCAGCCGGCGT
This genomic interval from Sphingomonas sp. contains the following:
- a CDS encoding PadR family transcriptional regulator; translation: MCRLLEALSETQGEWRHGYDLMKATSLLSGTLYPLLMRMTEQGLVEAEWREPAQPGRPARHAYRLTSAGLALARDLAGSAPGQPLKGALA